The genomic stretch ACACTAAACTTCCCATTAAACTTTTCAAGGGCATATCTTCAAAACATTAACCATTAATATATTTTCTAACAATTAAGAATGGCGTATTAAACTATTTGCATTTGCTATCAAAAAAACTCGCAAAATTATACTCACTCCTATTCACTAAGATGTTCCACAATTCCGAAAATGGCAAATTCACTAAgttcttccactttccttattaATCTATTATTTGTGGTTAAAATGACTTGTGACCCCACATTCTCTCTCTTATTTTCATTTTCCTCTATTTTCCACCACAAATCTCCTTCCTCTTAAAAACTCCCCAAAAGGTAATGTGGAAGATCATAGTGAATCGGAGGGAGTAGTTTATAATAAATATGGTTGAAGTATTATCCTTGACatatgaaattaaataaaaaaaattcttcTAAACCAACTCTTCCTCATATTGGAAACACAGCCAGAAAAGAAGGCAGGAACTCTAAGGCAGCAGATTGATTCAATTGCACCGGCATTAAGAGAAATGAGGCAACGGAAACGAGAAAGAATGAACCAATTTCTAGCAGTTCAAGGGCAAATACAGAAAATCAAAGCAGAAATTGCAGGCCTATCAGAGTATGACGACTCGGCATCAGCTTACATAGTAAATGAGAATGACCTTTCAATGAAGAAACTAGAGGAATACCAAGCTGACCTGCAAAAACTCCAGAATGAAAAGGTAATGTAGAAATCAAATATGAATTACAACATAGCCAAAGTCGTGGAACTAAATTTCTCTTGTCATTCAATATGAAGAGCAATAGAATCCAGAAGGTGGAGATGTATACTAGACAAATACATGACTTGGCTGCGTTGCTTGGAATGGAGTCCTCAAGGACAGTTACGAAGATTCATCCAAGCTTGAACGAGTTGTGCGGCATAGCAAAAAACATTAGTGATAGCATTTTGGATAAACTTAATGACACTGTGAAATCTCTTGAGGAAGAAAAGCAGAAGCGCATTGAAAAGGTGAGATATAACTCCTTTGATATTATATTAGGGGCAGCTTTGGTCATGGGAGTCAATAATCTTATTCATAGCTTTCTTCTGACTTTCCTCTCAAAAACAAGCCAAAAATTCATATAGTAACTGTTGTAGACTTGTAATGAAATATTAAAAAGGACACTCGAAAACatcaaactctttttttttcacaAATAGCCGTATCTGACACTCGAACTGCTAATGGGTCAATGTAACAACGCAAGAGACTAATTTAAAGTGTTGTTTTTAAGCACACCTACTTAGGAAAACACTAGTAAAAATAGAACGTTACACTAATAAGTGAAGGTTTTAGAATGGATCTGCCTAGTGCAAGGAAATAGGAGTAACAATGAAACTAAGATGACCTAGTCGAGTAGCAATTCACAAATTGGACAAGACCTCTGCAGTGCCAGCCAGCGCATGAGCTCAACTACGTGGAGCCAGTTTCAGGGGTCCTGCATCACCCATTAATCTCTGAACTAAGCTGGTTTATCCAAAGATTCCTGAAGAAAAAATAAGAGCAAATTTGATTATCAGTCGAAATGGTGATTTTATAATCAGCCAATTTATCAGAAAAGGCTAATGACTGCTGTCTTTGTCATTGCAGTTACATCAATTAGGAAAAGAACTGATAGACATGTGGAAGCTTATGGACATACCTGAACGACAACGCCATCAGTTCTTTGATGTTACTAATTTATTGGCACTCTCACATGAAGAAATAACAAAACCCGGCGCCCTTAATTCCAGCATCATCGAACAGGTCAGCGCATGATTAGATTGTTCGAAAAGCATTATTATTACAGTATTACCGAATGCAAATGTCTGAATGTTTATTTTAAGGCTGAGACAGAAGTAAAGAGACTGGATCATTTGAAAGTGAGCAAGATGAAAGAACTTTTTCTTGGGAAACAGTTTGAGCTTCAAGAAATATGTCGTTACTCCCACATGGAAATTACTACACCACCTGAGATAGAAAACATTACACATCTTGTCGACACAGGTCAGACATGTTGCATACTGTTCAGTGTTTTAAGAAAGCTAACTTGCAAAAATCCAAAACTAACTTCACTGACCTCAAATTTGGTCACGCACATAGCAGGGGACATAGACCTCGTCCAATTACTAAAGAGCATGGATGAACACATTGATAGAGCAAAAGATGAAGCTTATAGCAGGAAGGCAATTATGGAGAAAGTGGAGAAATGGATGGTGGCATGTGATGAAGAACGCTGGTTAGAAGAATATAACAGGGTAACTTATCATACACACCAACAGAAACTTCATAGATTATATAATTACCCCTAGACATCTATCTCATTACACAAAAATATATCTATTTGTGTGTCCAGGATGAAAATCGATATTCAGTAAGCAGAACTGCTCACAGGAACCTAAAACGTGCAGAACGAGCCCGTGCAACAGTCACCAAAATCCCAGGTAACGTATTTAATTGTTCTAACAGACAAAATACACACACGCAAAATCCCAAAACATAGTAGTCACCAAGTACACATAAATTGCTCACGGTTTCTTCAAAAAGTTTGGATAATTCCATCCTATGGCAGGAAGTGGTGAGCATGAAAGGCGTTGGGTGAGATTTCAACTTGAAGTGTTAAAACTCACTTCAAAAGCATGAAACTTCACCCTACCCTATTGTAGAACTGAATTTACTTGAGTTTCTACCCACTCTAATAGCTGGTTTCTAGATATGCCTCGTTTAACAGAATCATATTACAATTTTAAGAGCATCTTTTCTCTGTCTTTTATCAAACTTATCAGAAATAATAAACACTACTACTCAAAAAAAAAGGCATCTCACGCAATGTTTTAATTACAGCTTTGGTGCATATGATAATCTCATTGACAAAGGATTGGGAAGAACAAAGAAGGAAAAATTTTCTGTATGATGAGGTAAGACTTCATCCAGAGGTGATTCAGGTCAACAGTCAGAGAACATTAGCAAACATTAGATAAAATTGCTTCAGAACTTCATGCTAAGGTTCATTGTATATGTTGCTTCAGGTGCCTCTACTAGCCATGTTGGAAGAGTACGTAGCACTAAGGCAAGAaaaggaagaggagaagcagagACAAAGAGTAAGTTTCATACAATATGCAATGGTGTATAAAAAACATCTACATTGGAAATGAAAAGAATTAGCAACGATTAGAGATATATGGACAAAATAGGGATATAATCTACAGACCGAATAGATGCTAGCCTGCTAATGATCTCTATTTCCAAATTTCAGCTGGAAAAGAAAAAACCAGTTGCTGTACAGCGAAACTTGTCATTAAGCCCAAGACCAGGAACAAGCGCTCGACGAGCCCCAAACAGGAACTTAAATGACAGTTTCAGCTGTGGTTCTCCTACACATAGGAACCTAAGTGGAAATCCTGCAAACAGAAGATCCTCGTTGGGTGCACAACAAATAGGATCAAACAGCTTCAGTCCACGAAGTCTAGGCACCTCATTTATGAAGGACGGAACAAGAACACTGAGACAACAAATGTATACTCAATCGGAATTTGGTTCTCACCTCAGAGACGAAACAGCTTCAGTTGTTTCCACCTTTTCTTCTGGGCCGTTATCTCCTGAGATTTGACCCTACTAAACAGCTAGGAGTTTGTGAAATAGGATAGATTTGAGACATCTGGAGTTTGTGAAATAGAATAGATTTGAGACTTCTGCACAGAATAAAATCAGATATTCTGATACCCCCCGCCCccccttccttttcttttctctctctctctcccctcCTTGTAAATTACTGGTTTGTAAAGTTACCGACATTTTTCAGAAATGTATGATAAGTTTCAGTGTGTTAGTTTGCGAGACAATATATGTCTAGGCTACTTAACTCTTCATCCATAGACCATTGTAAATAATTCGAGCCGGTATATGAAACATTACCCCCAGACACTCCAAATGTCGTCGAGAGCATGTAGTTTCAATGCAAGCAACTAAGAAGACCCTTAAATTACAATGTTATATACATGTCAAACAAGGGCTACCCCAACTAACTCGGAGTAAAACAGAGCCATTTAGTATAATTAATGAGTGCTTTCTATTTCTCTTTTGTGAAGCGGAAGCTGCTCATATATATGAAATATAGCATCATAACAAAGTTTGCCACAAGACTACTGACAGGATTAACACTAACAGATATAACAGACCGTCTGAATTGGACTGGAACAGGTAGCAAAACAGTGCACTTTATGATCACACAAATGTGAAGCAGTGAAGGTGCATCAAGAGTTCAAGACACCATCTAGCATCAAGTTGCTAAATGCTCAGAAATCAAACACGCGTAGTTACAAATGCAGAATCTGAATATAGATCATAGAATATACCGATCATACCCACTCAAGTACCATAGCATCTGAGTTCTAATATATCAACTTCTCTAGTTTGAAGCAAAGTTGCCCCCCTTACAATTGAAATCCATAAACTTCCCTGCACTCTCACATGTATTGAAATCGCAAGATAGCGATACATAGCCTCTTATAAGGTACACAAACCAGAAGGTTCAAACTGACAGACATGTTCAGCCAATAAAATGAACACAATCAATATAATCATCTGTCAGACTTAAACTTAACCGTCTGCAAACATCACACCATGTGAATGCTAAGTGCTAACACAAGTTACACAACAAATTCCACAATTTTA from Silene latifolia isolate original U9 population chromosome 2, ASM4854445v1, whole genome shotgun sequence encodes the following:
- the LOC141644396 gene encoding 65-kDa microtubule-associated protein 8, coding for MGSFQAPITVRSSALLENSCGYLLQELQKIWDEVGEDPYQREKVLVDIEQECMEVYRKKVDYANMARSRLHQELAESESEFTRLLLSLGERSLPERPEKKAGTLRQQIDSIAPALREMRQRKRERMNQFLAVQGQIQKIKAEIAGLSEYDDSASAYIVNENDLSMKKLEEYQADLQKLQNEKSNRIQKVEMYTRQIHDLAALLGMESSRTVTKIHPSLNELCGIAKNISDSILDKLNDTVKSLEEEKQKRIEKLHQLGKELIDMWKLMDIPERQRHQFFDVTNLLALSHEEITKPGALNSSIIEQAETEVKRLDHLKVSKMKELFLGKQFELQEICRYSHMEITTPPEIENITHLVDTGDIDLVQLLKSMDEHIDRAKDEAYSRKAIMEKVEKWMVACDEERWLEEYNRDENRYSVSRTAHRNLKRAERARATVTKIPALVHMIISLTKDWEEQRRKNFLYDEVPLLAMLEEYVALRQEKEEEKQRQRLEKKKPVAVQRNLSLSPRPGTSARRAPNRNLNDSFSCGSPTHRNLSGNPANRRSSLGAQQIGSNSFSPRSLGTSFMKDGTRTLRQQMYTQSEFGSHLRDETASVVSTFSSGPLSPEI